GCTCTAGAAAAAGACATGGAAAAGCTAGTCTATCTACAATTAGGTGTTGATTTTGTCATTAATAAAAATTCTAGTAAAATGGAAAAAGAGTTGATCGTAAAAAACTCAATGCGCAGAAGTTATGTGTTAAAAGCAGAAAATGAGACTGAGCAACCTAATGTAGCCTTATCTGAAGAAAATGAAATGAAATTTGACTTAATACCTGAAAATTTAAGTGTGAGAATCAACGGAGGGACGGAAGTTTCCTTGACTAAATTAGAATTTCAATTATTAGGTCTGCTATTCGAAAATCCCAGGGTAACTTTTACCTATGAAGCGCTACAAAAACATCTATATGGAAATATTTCTGAGGATCGCCAATACCGTATAACCAATCTAATGTATCATTTAAGAAAAAAAATCAATAAAGTAGATGACCCGAAGAATCATTATATCAAGACCGTTCGCTCAAGAGGGTACATGTTTACTTATAAAAAATCTAATTAGTCTGCAGCTGAAAGTTGATCCGAATCTGGGGAAATTAACCACAAAAATAGGAAGTATTTGTAAAATATATACATTAAAAATAAGTAGTAGAGCAAAACATTGTCCGTTTTGCTCTACTACTTATTTTTTTTCAATACAAAACAAAATCGGCGGATTGTTTCTCTGATTAACAAACTGGTAAGTCAAGACGCTATATTCTTCTTGAGGTAGTTTTTGAGAATAGTCTTGGACTAATGCTAATTCTGCTTCACCGCCTGTATGTCCATAATAAACAACTAAAATAATCCGTCCTTTAGGCTTTAATCTAGTCAGTATAGCATCTAAGGCTTTTTTAGTTGTATCTGGTTTTGTGATGATTTGTTTGTCACTTTTAGGAAGATATCCCAGATTAAAGACAGCGGCAGTCAGGCTTGTTTCTGTTGGGATCGTCTCTTCAATGGTTTCGTGCCCCTTATGAAACAAAGTAACTTGTTCTGTTAAGCCTAATTCAGTGAGTTTTTTTTCAGTGTTTATCAAGGCTGCTTCTTGTATATCAAATGCATAAACTAAGCCTTTCGAACCAACAAGCTGTGCTAGAAATGCTGTATCATTGCCATTGCCCATAGTAGCATCGACAACGGAAGCACCTGGTTCTACCACTTCTTTTAACAGTGTATGGCTAAAATGAAGAGCTGTTTGCAACATTAAGCAAGCACCTCCTTGCGGACATTATAAATTCCTTGGACACTATTGCGACGTTTCATTTCATCATCAATTGCATTTAACACTTCCCATTTTTTTAAACTCCACATCGGGCCAACTAATGAATCAGCTGGTGCATCGCCTGTTAAGCGGTGAATCACGATCTCTTTGGGAATCATTTCCAATTGATCACAAATAACAGTGACATAGTCTTCTCG
The Enterococcus silesiacus DNA segment above includes these coding regions:
- a CDS encoding SAM-dependent methyltransferase, translating into MLQTALHFSHTLLKEVVEPGASVVDATMGNGNDTAFLAQLVGSKGLVYAFDIQEAALINTEKKLTELGLTEQVTLFHKGHETIEETIPTETSLTAAVFNLGYLPKSDKQIITKPDTTKKALDAILTRLKPKGRIILVVYYGHTGGEAELALVQDYSQKLPQEEYSVLTYQFVNQRNNPPILFCIEKK